TAGGCGAAGCCTGCCTGGGGGAAAAGCCTTAGAAAAGACACAGGATGAGGGGACAAGGCCATGGGAAGGAAGCGCGGAGACGGGATCATTATGGGAATCGTGGTGGCGCTGTGGATGTCGGTGGCTTGGTGCGGCGCGCTGTGGGCTGCGGAAAAGCCGCGACAAGCCTCTGGGGTTAAGGCCGAGGCAGCCGGCACATACAGAATCGGCAAAGGGGATGTGCTGGAAATTCATGTATGGAAAGAACCCGTCTTGAGTCGTGAAACCTTTGTGCGTATGGACGGCATGATTTCCTTGCCTCTTTTGGATGACTTGCAGGCGGCAGGCCGCACCCCCATGGAAGTGAAAAAAGACATCCAGCAAAGACTTTCCGAATTTATCGAACAACCCGAAGTGACCGTGATCCTGAAAGCCGCTACGAGCCAAAAATTCTACATGATCGGCGAAATTGCCAAACCCGGGGAATACCAACTGACTACCGACATCACAGTCTTACAAGCCTTTGCCATGGCCGGCGGCTTCACAGAATGGGCCGAGAAGGATAAGGTCATGATTCTCCGGCGTGAAGGGGACCAGGAAAAACGCATTCCCGTCAATTACAAAGAAATTGTGAAAGGTAAAAATACGGAGCAAAATATTTTGATTCAGGCGGGCGACACCATCGTCGTTCCTTAACCATTTCCCGGTCCAACGACCCCTGTACGGACGGCCCTATGTGTCCGCTCCGTAACGATTGACACCCGTAGGGGCGGCTCTAGGTGTCCGCCCCCCAAACCCCGCTGGAGGATCCCAGCATGAAAAACCCACGCTGTGCCGTCCTGCTCTTGGTGGGGATGATTCTTCACGCCGGCCCGCTCTTCGCGGATTCCATTCAAACCCTTGAGCCACGGCTGACCATCAGCGAAGAATACACGGACAACGTGGATCTGGATCGCTCTGACCCCCGTGAAGAATGGACCACCGTCATCAGCCCCGGCATCGACTATTCCGTGCTCTGGAAAACGCGAGGCTTACACCTTTCCTACAGTCCCGGGTTTGCT
The nucleotide sequence above comes from Desulfosoma sp.. Encoded proteins:
- a CDS encoding polysaccharide biosynthesis/export family protein, producing MGRKRGDGIIMGIVVALWMSVAWCGALWAAEKPRQASGVKAEAAGTYRIGKGDVLEIHVWKEPVLSRETFVRMDGMISLPLLDDLQAAGRTPMEVKKDIQQRLSEFIEQPEVTVILKAATSQKFYMIGEIAKPGEYQLTTDITVLQAFAMAGGFTEWAEKDKVMILRREGDQEKRIPVNYKEIVKGKNTEQNILIQAGDTIVVP